TTCTGTCTGAGAATTTTCATCGACATTTGGTTCTTCTCGATAACTAACAAACGTATTGTCTTCCAGTTTTCCCTCGCCGTATTGTCCTCGAACAAAATTTTCTAATGCCTCTTCTTCTGAATAAAGGCGAATCGCTTGGAGTGCTTTAACTTTTTCCGTACGAATTTCAGTTTCAGAGAAGGCTACAGGTGGCTCCATAGCAAGCAAGGCAACAACTTGTAAAATATGGTTTTGAACCATGTCTTTTAATGCACCACTATGCTCATAATAGCCACCACGATCTTCTACTCCAAGACTTTCGGCAAAAGTAATTTGGACATTATCGATGTAACGATTATTCCATTGCGATTCAAAAATGTTATTGGCAAAGCGAATAGCAGAGATATTTTGGATCATTTCTTTTCCTAAGTAGTGATCGATTCTAAAAATATCTTTTTCAGGAAAAACAGCACGAATTTCTTCATTTAATTGATACGCAGAATCATAGTCTGACCCAAATGGTTTTTCAATGATTAATCGATCAAATCCTTCGTCAGTTAAGATTTCTTGTGATTTTAGGTGCTGAACAATGGTGCCAAAGAATTGAGGAGCCATTGCTAAGTAGTAGATATGATTACCGCCTAATTTATATTGATCATTTAATTTATCGGATAATTTTTTTAAAGTATCATAATGCTCAGAGTCATTCACATTATGAGATTGGTAATAAAAATGACTTGAAAAAGCATCGGCTTCTTCTTGCGTTGGCTTTAATTCTTGAATTGTTTCACGAACGATTTCGCGATAATGATCATCAGACCATTCTCTACGAGCCGTACCAATAACGGCGAAATGTTCAGCTAGATTTCCTTTGCGGTATAATCGGAATAAAGAGGGATAAAGTTTTCTTTTCGCCAAATCTCCTGTGCCGCCAAATATAGTAAATAGAGCAATTTGTTCTTTCATTGTGTTCCCCGCTTTCTAATTGTCTGTATAAGCCTGCGATTTATAATTGATCAACAAAAATGGTGCTTGCGGCTTTATAACTGATTGCTAAATTTTTTGTATGGTTACTGATATTAATTGGTCCTTCATACGCTGCAATCTCATTGATCGTATATTCTTCATGAATGTTCAAATCAATAGATACTAGGTAATCCAGCAATTCTTTTTCATCTAAAACACGAGCAATTCGAATTTTTGTGCCTACAGGATAGTCTGCTAGTGTTTGACGTTTTTCTTCGTGAACAGGTTGATCGTCATCTGGAATTACTCCGCCATGAGGACAAAATTTTGGTTGTTCTAGATAAGCGGATAAGCGATTTGCCAGTGTTTGTGAAGTAACATGTTCTAAAACTTCGGCTTCATCATGTACTTCGTTCCATGAATAGTTTAAGTGTTCAACTAAAAATACTTCCCATAAGCGATGTTTACGTATCAGCGTACTGGCTTTTTTTAACCCCGATTCTGTTAG
The DNA window shown above is from Enterococcus sp. 4G2_DIV0659 and carries:
- the zwf gene encoding glucose-6-phosphate dehydrogenase is translated as MKEQIALFTIFGGTGDLAKRKLYPSLFRLYRKGNLAEHFAVIGTARREWSDDHYREIVRETIQELKPTQEEADAFSSHFYYQSHNVNDSEHYDTLKKLSDKLNDQYKLGGNHIYYLAMAPQFFGTIVQHLKSQEILTDEGFDRLIIEKPFGSDYDSAYQLNEEIRAVFPEKDIFRIDHYLGKEMIQNISAIRFANNIFESQWNNRYIDNVQITFAESLGVEDRGGYYEHSGALKDMVQNHILQVVALLAMEPPVAFSETEIRTEKVKALQAIRLYSEEEALENFVRGQYGEGKLEDNTFVSYREEPNVDENSQTETFVAGKFLIDNFRWSGVPFYVRTGKRLTEKGTRINIVFKQVPVNVFKDDIDKCGEKTDLPPNVLTIYIQPTEGFSMTLNGKEIGQGFTTTPVKLDYRHSAETTGNSPEAYEKLLLDSLNGDGTNFSHWDEVAQSWRIVDIIRQAWDKTTIDFPNYSAGSMGPDAAFELLEKDGFSWDWQPDAWYRERGKLN
- a CDS encoding metal-dependent transcriptional regulator, with amino-acid sequence MTPNREDYLKLIFELGGDENKINNKQIVSGLNVSAASVSEMISKLVKEGLVEHSPYQGVQLTESGLKKASTLIRKHRLWEVFLVEHLNYSWNEVHDEAEVLEHVTSQTLANRLSAYLEQPKFCPHGGVIPDDDQPVHEEKRQTLADYPVGTKIRIARVLDEKELLDYLVSIDLNIHEEYTINEIAAYEGPINISNHTKNLAISYKAASTIFVDQL